AGAAGCGGAAGAAAGGGCGCTACGGCTGCGCTACGGCGTGCGAGGCGGCGCTGGAGGCAAAATCATGACCACTACCGTCACCGTCACCAGCCGCATTGAACTCACCGGCATACCCGAACGGGTTAGGGATACCATCGAGGCCAGGCTCACCTTCCCGAACCCAGCTTATGAGGACGCAGAGAAACGCGGCTATTCTACTTGGAATATTGCCCCGGAAATCAAAGGCTATTCCCTGGACGGCAATGTGCTCACCATGCCCAGAGGATTCACCCGGCAACTGGTGGGGATTCTCAAGAGTGCCGGGGTGCAATATAGGATAGAGGATCACCGGCGCACCTTGCCAGAGGTTGATTTTACCTTTCATGGGCAGCTTAAAGACTTCCAGAAAGAGGCCGTGGAACAAATGTTCAACCGTGACTTCGGCACCCTTGCAGCGCCTACCGGATCAGGAAAGACGGTTATGGCCCTGGCGATGATTGCTCGGCGGCGGCAACCGGCTTTAGTGGTGTGTCATACCAAGGAACTGCAAGAGCAATGGATAAGCCGGATTGAAACCTTTTTGGGAATCCCGGCTAACGAGATAGGGCGGATCGGGGGCGGCAAGAATCAAGTGGGGGGAAAGATCACCGTGGCCCTGGTTCAGAGCCTTTATAAAGTGGCCACAAATGTAGCCAGTCACTTCGGGCACCTGGTGATAGATGAATGTCACAGAGCCCCCAGCCGAACCTTTACCGAGTGTGTCACGACCTTTGACTCAAAATTCATGACCGGATTGTCTGCTACCCCGTGGAGAAGGGACAAACTCTCCCGGCTGATATTTTGGAGCTTGGGCGATCTGGTGCATGAGGTTGACAAGGCCGCATTGGTGGAAGCCGGTCACGTCTTACAAGCCGATGTTGTTTGGAGAGAGACAGATTTCCGGCCCTTCCATGATGCAAGTGCAGAGTATAGCAAGATGCTGAGTGAACTAACCCAGGACCCGGGCCGTAATGCCTTGATTGCCTCAGACGTAGCAAAGGAAGTGGGGAACGGCGGCGGCGTGTGTTTGGTACTGACAGACCGTAAAGCCCATTGCGAAACGCTGGCGGGCGTCCTGGTGGCCCGTGGCATTGCCGCGACTGTTCTTACCGGGGATATGCCCACAAAGGAACGTCAAGCCGTGGTGGAAGCCCTGAACGCCGGTCACGTCAAGGTCCTGGTGGCAACGGGGCAACTCATTGGTGAGGGCTTCGATTGCCGCGAGCTCTCCACGCTCTTCCTGGCGACTCCTATCAAGTTTAATGGCCGTCTCCTACAGTACCTGGGGCGGGTGCTCCGGCCGGCACCCGGGAAGGATAAGGCAAAAGTCTATGATTACGCGGACCCGGTTGGAGTGCTTGAGTGTGCGGCCCGGTCACGGCAACGGGTTTATCAAGCCCAGGAGAGAGCGGCATGAATAAGACCTCTATCACCATAGCCACCCCACACCGGCGGTCCTTCAGCCCGGAATATGTCCTATCCTTGGCGGAAACCCTGCGGGATGGGAGATTCAATTACAACTATCTTATCCGGGAGGGGTCCACCCTTCACCACCAAAGGAATAGCCTCTGCCGGGAATTTCTCAAAGGCCCGGGGGAATATCTGCTGTTCGTTGACAGTGACCAGTGTTGGATGGCCGAAGACGTAGAGCTCCTGATGGATGTTGACAAGGACATCGTGACCGGCTTGATTTTCATGAAGACCTATCCCGCCCAGGTGGAGATAGTACCTCTAAGCGGAAGCCTGAAAAGCCTCCCTGATGAACCGTTCGAGCTTGCCTCAGCCGGGACTGGATTTTTGCTTATCAGACGGCGGGTGCTGGAAGCTTTTTTCGAACGTAGGATATGGCCCTTTGACCCCCTGCCCATTCATCAAATACTCGACCCCACCGCACAAAACCCCGGCATCGAGGGGGACTTTCCGAGCGGCTATTATTGGGAGGATTTGTCTTTCAGCGTCAAGGCGAGGCAATTAGGGTTTTCCATCTGGTGTGAACCGCGGGCCAGGATCGGACACATAGGGCCACAGATTTACTTGCAAACGCCTGACCTGGCCAAGTGGTTCAAGAGTGTGGGCAAAGCGGGTTACGAGGGTTTTAGCGGAAAGGGCTTTGCCAAAGCCTGAAAGAAATTCGTTGTTTATATTTTGCATTTTCAAGGAGGGGTAAGATGTTTAAACCTGGAAAATCCGGCAATCCCAAGGGGAAAGCTAAGGGCACGTTACACAAGGCGACACGGGCAGCCCTGGCACTACTGGAAGGAGACTTGGAGGCCATTACCGAGAAGTTGGTGGAGAAGGCAAAAGAGGGCGACCTGATGGCCGTCAAGCTGATTCTGGATAAACTCATTCCGAACGCCAGGGAGCGGCGGCTGTCCATAAAGTTACCCCAGGTGGAGGGAGCAGCTAATCTTCCGGCGGTGCTGGAAGCGGTAGCCAGCGGGGACCTGACCCCCGGTGAAGGGCAGACCATCACGGCTATGCTGGAAACCTATCGGAAATCAGTTGAACTCAACGAAATCGAGGCCAGGTTGAAGGCCTTGGAGGGCAAGAAATGAGCCTGAAGAACTTGGAAGGCCGAATTGAGAAATTAGAGCGGGCGAGCGGGGGAGATAAGCCAGTTGTGCTTCTCGTTGTTATTTTAATCGCGTCCGATAATGCCGGAAATCGGGAAATCTTAACCCCCGAAGAAGAGGTGGTCTTACAGAAATATAAGGATGAGACAGTGGCCGCAGCGAAACCCGGTGAAGGGTTCATAATTGTGCACTGGACCAAGGATAAAGCCCAGGAGTTATTAGCCGGCCAGGATACCAGCAGCGAACCGACCTTAGGCGAAAAGGAGGGTATGGCATGAGCATAAAAAACTTAGAGGAACGTGTGGCAAAATTGGAGGAGAGCAGGAGCGATAAGATAGTTGTGATTCGCGTCGTTTACGAAGTGATCGGTACCTCGGAGGAAACGGAGGATGGCGAGTGGTCGGGCAATGCCAAAAAATTGGAGAGCTTTAGTCCTGAGGAGGAAGCGGTATTGCAGCAGTATCAGGAGGAGTTGGTCGCTGCAGCAAAACCCGGCGAGTACGTAGCCGTGTTCTGGACCCGACATAAGCTTCAAGAGTTGATGGCCCTGGCCCATGACCCTGCCTCGACAGGAGAGCCCCCAGGTTGAGGGTCTACAGGACAGGGTGACTTTCTGGGGGTGGGGGGTGGCACGTTTGGTGCCACCTCTTTGCATTTGAACTCTACTCCCTGACAGAGCCCCCAGGCTGGCTTATATTCACCCCCCTGCTCTTTCCAAGGTCGAAAAATGACTTACATGGCTGACGGCAGTAACAGATGCCTCAATTACCTCAATAGCTACTACCCCGCTGGGGATAAGGCTGAGGCTGAGGATACCCCCAGTTGTTATTGTTGGTCTGGAATTGACTATTAGGGTAGGACGATCCTGATGAGGCCGGCGGGACCGGGCCAGGGTTGGGAATCGGCGGCGGGAATCCTTGCCAACGGTTCACATCAGTTGAGGGGGACGATTGCGCCGAACCAAGATACTGTCCATTGCGGTCATAAAACTGTACCTGGGCGAAGGCGGGGACGGCGAGAGAGAGAATCAGGGACACAATGACTAAGGTTTTCATGGTGTGACCTCCATATCACTATTGAGACGATGATTTGAAAATGTCAAGGGAAATTAACCCCCTGAGAGCGCCAAGGCGGAGCGACGGCAGGGGAAGCGGGAATAATATGAACGCTTGATATTTTTACAGAAGTTATGGCATGGTGAATTTGTGAGAAATGGCCATAAAGACCGGATTACGGACATGGAAAAGGGGAGGATGGTAATGGCGGCACGACCATTGATAAAGAAAGTCCCCTGGCGACGGCGATTTGGGGACCTTAGTGCGGTGGCTGTATTAACGATAGTAATGTTTGGGATTGGAGGGGCGAGCTTAGCTATCGGTCAGAATGTATTCATTCACAATGGGTTTTATAAAGGCAATAATTACATGCAATTAGATGTAGAAGATAAGGCAAAATATTGCATGGGCTTGCTTGACGGCATACTTTTGTCTCCATTATTTGGTGCTAGTAAAAGCAAACTCTCGTGGCTTGAAAGCCGTGTTGATGGAATTGCAAATTATCAACTGGTCGCCATAATTGATAAATTTATGCAAGCACATCCTGAGCGTTGGCATGAGAATATGCATACCCTTGCCTATAGTGCCCTCGCTAATGCCTACAAAAAATGAGGCGCTCGTCATAGCCGAGAGTGCAAACTATGAATGAAGTTGTTTCAATCAACGAATCCGCAGCCTAGCCTACGCCATCCATAACCAGCGGAACCGGCGCAATCTAACGGAGGCGGAACTGCTCCGGTGTATTGAGGCCGTGGATAAGCGGCGGGAACGGGGGGAAGGGCAGGATAGGGTTGAAGGGAAGTTTCAACCGAAAGCATCACATGATGCTAACGGTAAGTCAGCCAAAAAAACCGCTGAGATAGTGGGGACCTCCCAAGCCACCGTCGAGCGTGCCCGGAACGTCCTCTCAGACCCGGAAGCCAAGCAAGCAGTAATGGCCGGCGAGAAGTCCATCAACAAGGC
The sequence above is a segment of the Desulfobaccales bacterium genome. Coding sequences within it:
- a CDS encoding DUF5681 domain-containing protein, whose amino-acid sequence is MFKPGKSGNPKGKAKGTLHKATRAALALLEGDLEAITEKLVEKAKEGDLMAVKLILDKLIPNARERRLSIKLPQVEGAANLPAVLEAVASGDLTPGEGQTITAMLETYRKSVELNEIEARLKALEGKK
- a CDS encoding DEAD/DEAH box helicase, producing MTTTVTVTSRIELTGIPERVRDTIEARLTFPNPAYEDAEKRGYSTWNIAPEIKGYSLDGNVLTMPRGFTRQLVGILKSAGVQYRIEDHRRTLPEVDFTFHGQLKDFQKEAVEQMFNRDFGTLAAPTGSGKTVMALAMIARRRQPALVVCHTKELQEQWISRIETFLGIPANEIGRIGGGKNQVGGKITVALVQSLYKVATNVASHFGHLVIDECHRAPSRTFTECVTTFDSKFMTGLSATPWRRDKLSRLIFWSLGDLVHEVDKAALVEAGHVLQADVVWRETDFRPFHDASAEYSKMLSELTQDPGRNALIASDVAKEVGNGGGVCLVLTDRKAHCETLAGVLVARGIAATVLTGDMPTKERQAVVEALNAGHVKVLVATGQLIGEGFDCRELSTLFLATPIKFNGRLLQYLGRVLRPAPGKDKAKVYDYADPVGVLECAARSRQRVYQAQERAA